The proteins below are encoded in one region of Nitrospira sp.:
- a CDS encoding short-chain dehydrogenase, with amino-acid sequence MTGIALVTGANKGIGLEIVRQLATKRWRVFLTGRSAASVMKAATSLHFPVITPLPLDVTNPTSIEAAVTSVSQTVDHLDVLVNNAGILDDDDGSIFELPPERLRRMFETNTIGPLLVTQAFLPLLRKSARGRIINVSSGSGQLTDMDTWAPAYSISKTALNGVTGQFAGALKAARIAVNSVCPGWVRTDMGGHEATRSVEEGADTIVWLATEAPQEMTGLFVKDRKPIPW; translated from the coding sequence ATGACTGGCATCGCACTCGTGACAGGCGCGAACAAAGGCATTGGGCTGGAGATCGTCCGTCAGCTCGCGACCAAGCGGTGGCGTGTGTTCTTGACCGGCCGCTCGGCGGCATCTGTCATGAAGGCGGCGACCTCGCTCCATTTCCCTGTGATCACGCCGCTGCCCCTCGATGTGACGAATCCCACCAGCATCGAAGCCGCCGTGACGAGCGTTTCCCAAACGGTGGACCACCTGGACGTGCTGGTGAACAATGCCGGCATTCTGGATGACGACGACGGATCGATCTTCGAGCTTCCACCCGAACGCCTGCGCCGGATGTTCGAGACCAACACGATCGGGCCCCTGCTCGTGACCCAGGCGTTTCTGCCGCTCCTCCGCAAGAGCGCACGGGGCCGCATCATCAACGTGTCCAGCGGCTCCGGCCAACTGACCGACATGGACACCTGGGCACCGGCCTACAGCATTTCGAAGACCGCCTTGAATGGCGTGACCGGCCAGTTCGCCGGAGCGCTCAAGGCCGCCCGCATCGCCGTCAATTCCGTCTGCCCCGGCTGGGTCCGAACCGACATGGGCGGTCACGAGGCGACCCGATCGGTGGAAGAAGGTGCCGATACGATCGTGTGGCTGGCGACGGAGGCACCGCAGGAAATGACGGGCCTCTTCGTGAAAGACCGGAAACCGATTCCGTGGTAG
- a CDS encoding anti-sigma factor produces MPEITCRQVTESTSAYLDERLDDASTSRMALHLATCAGCEAYATQIASVRQLLGGLPGPTAEPANLERLRRAFSLQQKRPPPAI; encoded by the coding sequence GTGCCTGAGATCACCTGCAGGCAAGTGACCGAATCGACCTCGGCCTACCTTGACGAACGACTGGACGACGCGTCGACATCCCGCATGGCGCTCCATTTGGCCACATGTGCCGGATGCGAGGCGTATGCCACCCAGATTGCCTCCGTCCGCCAACTGCTGGGGGGGCTGCCGGGGCCTACGGCGGAACCAGCTAACCTGGAACGGTTACGGCGGGCCTTTTCACTCCAGCAAAAGCGTCCACCACCCGCGATATAA
- a CDS encoding sulfurtransferase — MNYRAWRILRVRLGLGIFTTSLLAAHPTAVAQSGPIDQAIVGDHDQKTHEVNTDEIRRVLADGSVVVIDARTRSEYVTGHIPGALNFDVPPDQVAAALERLLKEDKGRALVLYCNGPYCQASRRLGEHLVAAGFTRVQRYQLGMPVWRALGGPTEIELEGIVRIYQYDRTAVFFDARSPEEFARGSLPGAHNVPADRLSAGALDQAPLPKDDFNTRIVLFGRDAAQARSLADSLSRRPWHNVTYYPGRFETLREAIQ, encoded by the coding sequence ATGAACTATCGGGCTTGGAGGATCCTCAGGGTAAGGCTGGGTCTTGGGATCTTCACAACATCCCTCCTGGCGGCTCACCCCACGGCGGTCGCGCAGAGCGGCCCCATCGACCAGGCCATCGTCGGCGATCATGACCAAAAGACGCACGAGGTCAACACGGACGAGATCAGGCGGGTTCTGGCAGACGGCAGCGTCGTCGTGATCGACGCCCGGACGCGATCGGAGTACGTCACCGGCCATATTCCCGGCGCGTTGAACTTTGACGTCCCGCCAGACCAGGTGGCCGCCGCGCTCGAACGGCTGCTGAAAGAGGACAAGGGAAGGGCGCTGGTGCTCTATTGCAACGGCCCGTATTGCCAGGCGAGCCGGCGACTTGGCGAGCACTTGGTCGCAGCCGGATTCACCCGCGTACAGCGTTACCAGCTCGGAATGCCGGTCTGGCGCGCGCTCGGCGGCCCGACCGAGATCGAACTGGAGGGTATCGTCCGGATCTACCAATACGACCGGACGGCCGTGTTCTTCGACGCCCGATCGCCCGAGGAGTTCGCCAGGGGTAGTCTCCCGGGTGCGCATAACGTTCCTGCCGACCGGCTCTCGGCGGGCGCATTGGACCAGGCCCCGCTGCCGAAGGATGATTTCAATACGCGAATCGTGCTGTTCGGACGCGATGCCGCCCAAGCACGATCCCTGGCCGACTCGCTGAGCAGGCGGCCGTGGCACAATGTGACGTACTATCCCGGGCGCTTCGAAACGCTGCGCGAGGCGATCCAATGA
- a CDS encoding ABC transporter ATP-binding protein, translating into MVPGTDAAHPLIEVTHVRTQFGNAVVHRDVNLTIQRGEIFGIAGGSGCGKSVLLREIIGLQRPSQGTVRLFGVDTTTFQNGSIHGVYRRVGVMFQHGALFSSLTLAENVAVPLREYTTLQADTIKDIVALKIAAVGLPPDSGKKFPSELSGGMRKRGALARAIVMDPQVLFLDEPTAGLDPMSSAGIDELIVNLKALLGLTVVMVTHDLDLLWRTADRVAVLGDGRVLGIGTMAELAESQEPVVREYFHGPRGRAAAGHYEWNRKSTTSS; encoded by the coding sequence ATGGTCCCCGGTACGGACGCGGCGCATCCCTTGATCGAGGTCACACACGTCCGCACGCAATTCGGAAATGCGGTCGTGCATCGCGATGTCAATCTGACCATCCAGCGAGGCGAGATCTTCGGGATTGCCGGAGGGAGCGGGTGCGGCAAATCCGTGCTCCTGCGGGAAATCATCGGACTGCAGCGTCCGAGCCAGGGCACGGTCCGACTGTTCGGCGTGGATACGACGACCTTTCAGAATGGATCGATTCATGGCGTCTACCGGCGTGTGGGCGTCATGTTTCAGCATGGCGCACTCTTTAGCTCCCTGACGCTGGCCGAGAACGTGGCGGTGCCCTTGCGAGAGTACACGACCCTCCAGGCCGACACGATCAAGGACATTGTGGCGCTGAAAATAGCGGCCGTCGGGCTTCCACCGGACAGCGGCAAGAAATTTCCGTCCGAATTGAGCGGGGGAATGCGGAAGCGAGGGGCGCTGGCTCGTGCCATCGTGATGGATCCTCAGGTGCTGTTTTTGGACGAGCCGACCGCGGGTCTCGATCCCATGAGTTCAGCCGGGATCGACGAATTGATCGTCAACCTGAAAGCTCTCTTGGGACTGACGGTCGTGATGGTGACCCACGACCTGGACCTCTTGTGGCGTACGGCCGACCGGGTCGCCGTACTCGGAGACGGCCGCGTGCTTGGTATCGGCACGATGGCCGAACTTGCCGAATCCCAAGAGCCGGTGGTGCGAGAGTATTTTCACGGTCCGAGGGGGCGTGCCGCAGCGGGGCACTACGAATGGAACCGAAAGTCAACTACGTCCTCGTAG
- the fkpA gene encoding peptidyl-prolyl cis-trans isomerase, whose product MRSIAIVLTGYLCLAGTGALAASPAPTTDEQKTLYALGLALSQGLGSFALSEAELEQVKVGLTDGVLNRPPKADLKAYGPKIQKLAESRAAVVANAEKKAGAAYVAKAASESGAKKTASGAVVIPMKAGNGPSPTKDDTVNVHYHGTLIDGTVFDSSVQRGEPARFPLGNVIKCWTEGLQMIKVGGKSKLVCPSDVAYGDAGRPPAIKPGATLIFEVELLEIVK is encoded by the coding sequence ATGCGAAGCATTGCGATTGTACTGACCGGCTATCTGTGTCTTGCCGGCACGGGGGCGCTGGCCGCCTCGCCCGCTCCAACCACAGATGAACAAAAAACTCTCTATGCCCTGGGCCTGGCGCTCAGTCAAGGATTGGGATCGTTCGCGTTGAGTGAGGCGGAGTTGGAACAGGTCAAGGTCGGCTTGACCGATGGCGTGCTGAATCGCCCGCCCAAGGCGGATCTCAAAGCCTATGGCCCCAAGATTCAGAAACTGGCGGAGTCACGGGCTGCTGTCGTCGCCAATGCCGAAAAGAAGGCCGGTGCCGCGTATGTTGCCAAGGCGGCCTCCGAATCAGGCGCCAAGAAAACCGCCAGTGGGGCGGTCGTCATCCCTATGAAGGCGGGCAACGGCCCCTCTCCGACAAAGGATGACACGGTCAATGTTCATTATCACGGCACCCTGATCGATGGCACTGTCTTCGACAGCTCCGTGCAGCGGGGGGAACCAGCCCGCTTCCCCTTGGGGAACGTGATCAAGTGCTGGACCGAGGGACTGCAAATGATCAAAGTAGGCGGGAAAAGCAAACTGGTATGTCCGTCGGACGTCGCGTACGGCGATGCCGGACGCCCCCCGGCAATCAAGCCTGGGGCCACTCTGATCTTCGAGGTCGAGCTGCTGGAGATTGTGAAGTAG
- the osmC gene encoding osmotically inducible protein OsmC: protein MKRKGSAIWRGDLKAGKGTVSTDSGVLSETQYSFSTRFESGKGTNPEELIAAAHAGCFSMALSGQLGSAGLVPDELETTATVNFEKQEAGWTVTQIHLDVRGRVPKADAAAWEKATNAAKAGCPISRLLNTTVTMDAKLL from the coding sequence ATGAAACGGAAAGGCTCAGCGATTTGGCGCGGTGATTTGAAGGCGGGAAAGGGCACGGTGTCGACGGACAGCGGGGTCCTGTCCGAGACCCAATATTCGTTCAGCACGCGGTTCGAAAGCGGGAAGGGCACCAACCCAGAGGAATTGATCGCGGCCGCGCACGCGGGCTGTTTCAGCATGGCGCTTTCCGGACAGCTAGGTAGTGCGGGATTGGTTCCTGATGAATTGGAAACCACGGCGACGGTGAACTTCGAGAAGCAAGAGGCTGGCTGGACCGTGACGCAGATCCATCTGGACGTGCGGGGACGCGTTCCGAAGGCCGATGCCGCGGCGTGGGAGAAAGCGACCAATGCCGCGAAGGCCGGGTGTCCGATCTCGCGCCTGCTGAACACCACCGTCACGATGGATGCGAAGCTGCTCTAG
- the hrpB gene encoding ATP-dependent helicase HrpB, with amino-acid sequence MKTTALPIDAVLPDLARVLTDHQAAVLTAPPGAGKTTRVPLALLEESWLSSKRLILLEPRRLAARAAATRMARALGEPLGRTVGFRIRHESKIGPMTRLEVVTEGILTRILQHDPSLAEYACVVFDEFHERSLHADLGLALTRETQRLFRPDLRILVMSATLDCTGVSSLLGHAPVVTCEGRSFPVEVRYLDRARTEPLDQVAADAVRRVLRQEHGSVLVFLPGMGEIRRVERRLHECKLGADTIIAPLHGDLPQEQQEAAIAPAPSGCRKVVLATSIAETSLTIEDVRVVIDGGWLRVPRYAPRTGLTRLDTIRVTKDSADQRCGRAGRTAPGLCLRLWTSVEHHGLLPRRPPEILDADLTGLQLELAVWGVKEPEELSWMDAPPSGAIAEARRLLVQLGAVDYDGVATDHGRRMSELGLHPRLAHMILTAMGWHRGSEACAVAALLSERDFVRGPVKGRGADLRTRLDLLTGTRSHAEDHRADGYAVARVRQAAEHWRRQLGLLRADRTQKAASDSRDGGSWVGSMLALAYPDRIAQRVFAAKGEPTRYRLANGRGACFPERDALESEEYLVVADLDGDREWARIALSAPIARSQLDLCAGTLVHDVDLIEWDERTLSVCTRRQRRLGALVLEDRGLPEPDPEAVRAALMDGIRRSGLSCLRLTGDAEQWRARVMLQRRVEGVDAGWPDASDRALLDHLEQWLGPSLTGLSRLEQLSRVSAATELRRLLTWQQQNELDRSMPTHYVAPTGTRLRLDYTAGDLPVLSVRLQEMFGCRTTPSVANGRLPVLVHLLSPAGRPVQVTQDLAGFWKSSYFAVRKELRGRYPKHLWPDDPLSTPPTRHAKRTAGREHR; translated from the coding sequence ATGAAGACGACGGCCTTGCCGATCGACGCGGTGCTTCCCGACCTCGCACGTGTACTGACCGACCATCAAGCGGCGGTCCTGACGGCGCCGCCGGGCGCCGGAAAGACGACACGCGTGCCGCTGGCGTTGCTTGAGGAGTCCTGGTTGAGCTCGAAGCGGCTCATCCTGCTGGAGCCTCGTCGCCTCGCCGCGCGGGCGGCAGCGACTCGTATGGCACGAGCGTTGGGAGAGCCGCTCGGACGGACGGTCGGGTTTCGGATACGTCACGAGTCCAAAATTGGGCCAATGACCCGACTCGAGGTGGTCACCGAGGGCATCCTCACACGTATCCTGCAGCACGATCCGTCGCTCGCTGAGTACGCGTGTGTCGTATTCGATGAATTTCATGAGCGCTCGCTCCACGCCGATCTCGGATTGGCGCTGACTCGTGAGACCCAGCGACTGTTTCGTCCCGACCTTCGCATCCTTGTCATGTCAGCCACGTTGGATTGCACCGGTGTCTCGTCGTTGTTGGGACATGCTCCCGTGGTGACGTGCGAGGGACGAAGTTTCCCGGTCGAGGTCCGATACCTCGATCGAGCACGAACAGAGCCGCTCGATCAAGTCGCGGCCGACGCCGTGCGGCGTGTGTTGCGACAGGAGCATGGTAGCGTGCTCGTGTTTCTGCCGGGCATGGGCGAGATTCGCCGCGTGGAACGACGCTTACACGAGTGCAAATTGGGCGCAGACACGATCATTGCCCCGCTGCACGGCGATTTACCGCAGGAGCAGCAGGAGGCAGCGATTGCTCCGGCACCCTCCGGGTGTCGGAAGGTCGTGCTGGCCACGTCGATCGCGGAGACGAGCTTGACGATCGAGGACGTGCGCGTCGTGATCGATGGGGGATGGCTACGCGTACCGCGTTATGCGCCGCGCACCGGGTTGACTCGGCTGGACACTATCCGCGTCACCAAGGATTCCGCGGATCAACGTTGCGGACGAGCCGGTCGAACGGCACCAGGCCTCTGCCTCCGGCTCTGGACGTCCGTGGAGCATCACGGACTCCTGCCTCGACGCCCCCCCGAAATTCTTGATGCGGATCTGACGGGACTCCAATTGGAATTGGCCGTGTGGGGTGTGAAGGAGCCGGAGGAACTCAGCTGGATGGACGCACCTCCTTCCGGGGCTATCGCAGAGGCTCGCCGTCTGCTCGTGCAGCTCGGTGCAGTCGATTATGATGGGGTGGCGACCGATCATGGACGGCGCATGAGCGAGTTGGGGCTGCATCCAAGGCTCGCCCATATGATACTGACGGCGATGGGGTGGCATCGCGGTTCGGAAGCCTGCGCGGTGGCGGCGCTCCTGAGCGAGCGGGATTTCGTGCGTGGTCCGGTCAAGGGTCGGGGCGCCGATCTTCGAACTCGGCTGGACCTGCTTACTGGAACTCGCTCACACGCGGAGGACCACAGAGCGGATGGCTACGCGGTAGCGCGTGTGCGGCAAGCCGCGGAACATTGGCGGCGACAGTTGGGGCTTCTCCGTGCCGACCGGACACAGAAGGCCGCGTCCGATTCCCGGGACGGTGGATCGTGGGTGGGATCGATGTTGGCGCTGGCCTATCCGGATCGCATTGCTCAGAGGGTCTTCGCCGCAAAGGGCGAGCCGACCCGCTATCGACTTGCGAATGGGCGTGGAGCCTGTTTCCCCGAGCGCGATGCGTTGGAATCCGAGGAATACCTCGTGGTGGCCGATCTCGACGGGGATAGGGAGTGGGCTCGTATCGCGCTCTCGGCGCCGATCGCACGTTCACAACTCGATCTCTGCGCGGGTACGCTCGTCCATGATGTCGATCTGATCGAGTGGGACGAACGGACACTGAGCGTGTGTACTCGGCGGCAGCGTCGTCTGGGTGCTCTCGTGCTGGAGGATAGGGGGTTGCCGGAGCCGGATCCCGAGGCCGTCCGTGCGGCGCTGATGGATGGCATTCGACGGTCCGGTCTCTCGTGTCTCCGTTTGACGGGGGACGCCGAGCAGTGGCGCGCTCGTGTGATGCTGCAAAGGCGGGTCGAGGGCGTCGATGCAGGGTGGCCCGACGCGTCGGATCGTGCCCTACTGGACCATCTGGAGCAGTGGTTGGGGCCGTCGCTAACGGGACTCTCCCGGTTGGAGCAGTTGAGTCGGGTCAGCGCTGCGACGGAGTTGCGACGACTGTTGACCTGGCAGCAACAGAACGAACTGGATCGTTCCATGCCGACGCACTACGTCGCGCCGACTGGTACGCGCCTGCGTCTCGACTATACAGCGGGGGATCTCCCAGTGTTGTCCGTACGCTTACAGGAAATGTTCGGATGCCGGACGACCCCTTCCGTGGCGAACGGTCGTTTACCCGTCCTCGTGCACTTGTTGTCTCCTGCTGGACGGCCGGTGCAAGTCACACAGGACTTGGCAGGATTCTGGAAGTCTTCGTATTTTGCGGTTCGGAAGGAACTTCGTGGCCGGTATCCGAAGCATCTGTGGCCGGACGATCCTCTATCGACGCCGCCGACCCGCCACGCCAAGCGAACGGCAGGGCGGGAGCATCGTTAG
- a CDS encoding short-chain dehydrogenase/reductase, with amino-acid sequence MPHEDIKRSVVVTGASTGIGAACARYLDRLGFQVFAGVRSIGDGRTLSASASTDLVPVYLDVTVERSIAEAVALVERTVRPAGLAGLVNNAGIAVAGPIEAVPIEHARRQLEVNVIGQMAVTQAFLPLLRHGRGRIVNMSSIAGLAATPFLGWYGASKFALEALTDALRLELRPWGIEVSSVEPGAIATPIWERSAALATKMRSTVDPEKLALYEKALAGMQEVIQKAAGRAIPADEVAKVVARALTVRRPKTRYLVGLDAQFRAFLKHVLPDRGQDWLVGKFLNLPPAP; translated from the coding sequence ATGCCTCATGAGGACATCAAGCGAAGCGTGGTCGTGACCGGTGCGTCCACCGGAATCGGAGCGGCCTGCGCGCGGTATCTCGATCGATTGGGGTTCCAGGTTTTTGCCGGTGTGCGTAGCATCGGCGATGGACGGACGCTGTCGGCATCGGCTTCAACGGACTTGGTGCCGGTCTATCTTGATGTGACGGTGGAGCGCTCGATCGCCGAGGCCGTCGCGCTGGTCGAGCGGACGGTGCGGCCGGCCGGGCTGGCGGGGCTGGTCAACAACGCCGGGATCGCCGTAGCCGGGCCGATCGAGGCGGTTCCGATTGAACACGCACGCCGCCAACTCGAGGTCAACGTGATTGGACAGATGGCCGTCACCCAGGCGTTCCTGCCGCTGCTCCGTCACGGACGTGGGCGGATCGTGAACATGAGCTCGATTGCCGGTCTGGCCGCGACCCCGTTTCTCGGTTGGTACGGGGCCTCCAAGTTTGCCTTGGAGGCGTTGACGGATGCGCTACGACTGGAATTGCGCCCGTGGGGGATCGAGGTGTCGAGCGTGGAGCCGGGTGCGATTGCCACACCGATTTGGGAGCGTTCGGCCGCCCTGGCCACGAAGATGCGAAGTACTGTGGATCCAGAAAAGCTGGCGTTGTACGAGAAGGCGCTCGCAGGTATGCAGGAGGTGATCCAGAAGGCCGCCGGACGGGCGATCCCAGCCGACGAAGTCGCGAAGGTCGTGGCGAGGGCGCTGACCGTTCGACGGCCGAAAACGCGGTATCTCGTGGGCCTCGACGCCCAATTTCGTGCCTTTCTCAAACACGTGTTGCCCGATCGAGGACAGGATTGGCTCGTGGGGAAGTTTCTGAACCTGCCGCCGGCCCCGTAG
- a CDS encoding ABC transporter substrate-binding protein gives MEPKVNYVLVGTFAVVLGASIIAVIMWLAKSDYRGAYDRYYVFTKESVSGLSVNSTVKYQGVDVGRIKEIILNPDDPEEVRITLDILRDTPVKTDTVAILVTQGLTGLATLNLTGGSRDAPPLTAKDGYVYPVITSAPSLFGRVDMAISRLLSEQGLSQLLANLNALSKSANSVLDEQNRALLKRTLQDLSEITQTVANRHDRLDRGLVSATEAADNLAKMTASLNREIPALIARIGKSAAAVQTMTEELASTSQAMGQVVRESQPGIQQFTQQTLSETGQLVAELRQLTSTLQQVARQLEQDPNALVFGRRAGARGPGE, from the coding sequence ATGGAACCGAAAGTCAACTACGTCCTCGTAGGCACCTTCGCGGTGGTGCTCGGGGCTTCGATCATCGCGGTGATCATGTGGCTCGCGAAGTCCGACTATCGCGGGGCCTATGACCGCTACTACGTCTTCACGAAGGAATCGGTCTCCGGGCTGAGCGTGAATTCCACGGTGAAATATCAGGGCGTCGACGTCGGTCGCATCAAAGAAATCATCTTGAATCCTGACGACCCCGAGGAAGTGAGGATTACCCTGGATATCTTGCGGGACACGCCGGTCAAGACGGATACGGTGGCAATCCTCGTGACGCAAGGACTGACGGGGCTCGCGACCTTGAATTTGACCGGGGGAAGCCGCGATGCGCCGCCACTGACGGCCAAGGATGGGTACGTGTATCCGGTGATTACCAGCGCCCCGTCGCTGTTCGGTCGTGTGGACATGGCCATTTCGCGGCTCCTCTCCGAACAGGGGCTGAGCCAACTGTTGGCCAATCTGAATGCGCTGAGCAAGAGCGCCAACTCGGTTCTGGACGAGCAAAATCGTGCGTTGTTGAAGCGTACGCTCCAAGACCTGTCCGAAATCACCCAGACTGTGGCCAACCGACATGATCGACTGGACCGAGGTCTCGTCAGTGCGACAGAGGCGGCCGACAATTTGGCGAAGATGACCGCGAGTCTCAACCGGGAAATACCCGCCCTGATAGCCCGCATCGGAAAGAGCGCCGCCGCAGTCCAGACGATGACGGAGGAATTAGCGAGCACGAGCCAGGCCATGGGGCAGGTCGTCCGCGAGAGCCAGCCTGGGATTCAGCAGTTTACTCAGCAGACGCTGTCCGAAACCGGTCAACTCGTCGCTGAACTGCGCCAGCTGACCAGCACGCTCCAACAAGTGGCTCGCCAATTGGAGCAAGACCCGAACGCGCTGGTGTTTGGGAGGCGTGCCGGGGCTCGTGGCCCGGGTGAATGA
- the rpoE gene encoding RNA polymerase sigma24 factor — MASVETTYPESITRGTLLNRTMPQATMFGLSEMEETLLARLRKGEPAAFDELVNKHHGALIRMAMGYVADRESAEEVVQDTWIAVIQGLNRFEGRSSLRTWVFGILIHKAKDRGMRDKRSTTFSDFQSFAEDSEDAIDPSRFQQSGDRAGRWTFPPQPWDDQTPEKLLASRQAINAMNSAIDALPATLKDVLVLRDIEGIDSQEVCELLKITETNLYVRLHRARERVRLAVESYLEGKEKPL; from the coding sequence ATGGCTTCAGTCGAGACCACCTACCCAGAGTCCATAACTCGCGGAACCTTGCTTAATCGTACGATGCCTCAGGCCACCATGTTCGGTCTGTCCGAGATGGAAGAGACACTCCTTGCCCGACTGCGCAAGGGCGAGCCAGCGGCGTTTGATGAACTGGTGAACAAACACCATGGCGCGCTGATTCGCATGGCCATGGGATACGTCGCTGATCGCGAAAGTGCGGAAGAAGTCGTTCAGGACACCTGGATCGCGGTCATCCAGGGGCTGAATCGCTTCGAAGGCCGGTCGTCGCTCCGGACCTGGGTATTTGGAATTCTGATTCACAAAGCGAAAGATCGGGGTATGCGAGACAAACGGAGCACCACCTTCTCCGACTTCCAATCCTTCGCCGAGGATAGTGAGGACGCCATCGATCCGTCCCGATTCCAGCAGTCGGGAGACCGGGCTGGTAGGTGGACCTTCCCCCCACAGCCTTGGGACGACCAGACGCCTGAAAAATTGCTCGCCAGTCGGCAGGCGATCAACGCGATGAACAGCGCCATCGACGCACTACCGGCGACTCTCAAAGATGTATTGGTGCTACGCGATATCGAAGGTATCGACTCACAGGAAGTGTGCGAATTGCTGAAGATCACTGAAACCAACCTGTATGTGAGGTTGCACCGAGCCAGGGAACGCGTCCGGCTGGCGGTAGAATCATACTTGGAGGGCAAGGAAAAACCGCTGTAA
- a CDS encoding ABC transporter permease has translation MSAQTAAVVLSDRGIARCVGSWTLAHLAPVERQLEHIAWPRGMDLVWDARELTAMDTGGAVVLHRILDRLRRQGRHVEIQGLQAEFAALLSRVETQAERTPPVSMIPHRSFLQRLSHVLDERSRRLITGLAFIGESVVVWTRQVASPSRVRWRMVLRSLELDGVQALPIVGLLTFLMGVVIAYQGAEQLRQFGANIFVVDLVGISLVREIAPIIVAILLAGRSGSAYAAEIGTMKVTEELDAIRTLGLSPMDLLVMPRALALMVAVPLLTVYADVLGVFGGMLIAASELQVSFTEFLSRFDEAVALRHFVIGLAKAPVFALIIALVGCYQGFQIQGGVDQVGRRTTLSVVQSIFLVIVFDAFCSILLNWWGW, from the coding sequence ATGTCCGCCCAAACTGCCGCCGTCGTGCTCAGCGACCGGGGGATAGCCCGCTGCGTGGGTTCGTGGACCTTGGCGCATCTCGCGCCGGTCGAGCGTCAACTCGAACACATCGCCTGGCCGCGGGGCATGGACCTGGTGTGGGATGCAAGAGAATTGACGGCGATGGATACCGGCGGCGCGGTCGTCCTGCATCGGATCCTGGACCGATTGCGTCGGCAGGGACGGCATGTGGAAATCCAAGGACTCCAGGCTGAATTTGCCGCGCTCTTGAGCCGTGTGGAGACACAGGCCGAGCGGACTCCACCCGTCTCGATGATTCCGCATCGCTCCTTTCTCCAGCGACTCAGTCATGTATTGGATGAACGGTCACGCCGACTGATCACCGGATTGGCGTTTATCGGCGAAAGCGTGGTGGTGTGGACCCGCCAGGTGGCCTCGCCGTCGCGCGTGCGGTGGCGAATGGTGCTGCGCAGCCTCGAACTGGATGGCGTGCAGGCTCTTCCGATCGTCGGCTTGCTGACTTTCTTGATGGGAGTGGTGATCGCCTACCAAGGAGCCGAGCAGTTGCGGCAGTTCGGCGCGAACATCTTTGTCGTCGATCTGGTCGGCATTTCGCTCGTGCGCGAAATTGCGCCCATAATCGTGGCGATTCTTCTGGCCGGCCGATCCGGATCGGCCTATGCGGCCGAGATCGGGACGATGAAAGTGACGGAAGAATTGGACGCCATCCGCACCCTCGGGTTGTCGCCCATGGATCTGCTGGTGATGCCCCGTGCGCTCGCGTTAATGGTGGCGGTGCCGCTGCTGACCGTGTATGCCGATGTGTTGGGGGTGTTCGGCGGGATGCTCATCGCGGCCAGTGAATTACAGGTCAGTTTTACGGAATTTCTCTCTCGTTTCGACGAGGCGGTGGCGCTGCGGCATTTTGTGATCGGACTCGCCAAGGCCCCCGTGTTCGCCCTGATCATCGCCCTCGTCGGCTGCTATCAAGGATTCCAAATTCAGGGCGGTGTGGATCAGGTCGGACGTCGGACCACCCTGAGCGTCGTACAGAGTATCTTCCTGGTGATCGTGTTCGATGCGTTTTGCAGCATCCTCCTCAATTGGTGGGGTTGGTGA
- the msrA gene encoding peptide methionine sulfoxide reductase MsrA, with protein MTAQHDLVTLGGGCFWCLEAVYHQVKGVHSVASGYMGGQTAQPTYEAVCSGRTGHAEVVQVVFDPAIVSFRDILNIFFVIHDPTTLNRQGNDVGTQYRSVIFYHSPEQKTEAEAVMAELAKEEVFPKPVVTELVPSGQFYEAEAYHQEYFANNPAQPYCSFVVAPKVAKFRKAFASKLKPGL; from the coding sequence ATGACGGCTCAACATGACTTGGTCACACTGGGCGGGGGATGTTTTTGGTGCCTGGAGGCGGTGTATCACCAGGTGAAGGGGGTACATTCGGTAGCTTCCGGCTATATGGGCGGGCAGACTGCTCAACCCACTTATGAGGCGGTCTGCTCGGGACGGACCGGTCATGCCGAAGTGGTCCAAGTCGTGTTCGATCCTGCGATCGTGTCGTTTCGAGACATCTTGAACATCTTCTTTGTCATCCATGACCCGACGACGCTCAACCGGCAGGGGAACGACGTTGGTACACAGTATCGATCGGTGATCTTCTATCACTCGCCAGAACAGAAAACGGAAGCTGAAGCGGTGATGGCCGAATTGGCGAAAGAAGAAGTCTTCCCCAAGCCAGTCGTCACGGAACTCGTTCCATCGGGCCAGTTTTATGAGGCGGAAGCATATCACCAAGAATATTTTGCCAATAACCCGGCGCAGCCCTATTGTTCATTCGTCGTGGCGCCAAAGGTGGCAAAATTCCGGAAGGCGTTTGCCTCCAAACTCAAGCCCGGTCTGTAG